In the genome of Acidobacteriota bacterium, one region contains:
- a CDS encoding VCBS repeat-containing protein gives MPRPSFVSRSITPTLGIFFWTLVGIAGFVSAATADDDAWWQKVQADIADGEYAVRQQVDEQGSRLQAPNRAQGFRSTFDRRGVSLEPRDVVRSTLADDAWSWGLSLTRISRGGIGRQDVEALAPIADRRAPNRVHYPRAGHDEWFVNDPEGLEHGFTFYTPPRPGGEKTGDLRLELELSGTLSARLDSDRRGADFLDASGQRRLRYAGLQVNDATGAELSAWMEAWNRAGRRGLTIRVDDRDAVYPIVVDPLATVPGWTSDGDLAGAAHGAAATGVGDVNDDGFDDIVVAAPRFDGGLVDEGRVQLFLGAAGGPGTTPAWTVEGEQAGALFGSSVAAAGDLNGDGIADLAIGAEAYLTGGGGRDGAAYAYLGSSSGPALVADWMVESPLGMTLGDDRFGASVAAAGDIDGDGFGDLIIGAPGYGQPESAEGAAALFLGSAVLPATTPAWLFEGDQIDAAVGTSVAWAGDINGDGFADVVVGAPGYNDLPVGEGTAFAFYGGAGGLASTPDWSFDSNQPDAGLGGSVASAGDVNGDGFSDVIVGAEGFDAATVDSGRSFVFHGSAAGLSVGPDWFRSPFQPQGSLGGLRSGRSVASAGDINGDGYADVIVGIPFGNANDSDGAVEAFYGSSDGLALQRAWIASGGQTGSEFGAQVATAGDVNGDGFSDLLVGAPAFDDVAIDEGRTHLFFGGPEGPATDASWQVDGMADFDQLGRSVSGAGDVNGDGFADVIVGAYLVDGVGPQSGRALVYHGNPSGLSAMADWSADGDRAEGLFGYSVSGLGDINGDGYDDVAVGAAFHDNGESDEGRVFVYHGSPTGLAAIPAWDAEGDQIDALFGAAVAGAGDVNGDGYADLLIGAVLHDEMFEDEGRALVYHGSADGLSLVADWTADGAQAEALLGRSVAGAGDINGDGYDDVVVGLPRYDDGQFDEGQARLYLGSAGGLDSSAVWTFSGDQTQALLGNSVTGVGDINGDGFADVVIGAPLQENGEIDEGCAFAFYGSAAGLPVDPNWIGESDQVSAQFGFSVSGAGDVNGDGHADLIVGSYRFDELVPDAGRAFVYLGTDTGFPTTPSWSVGSDQVFGSFGYSVSSAGDVNGDGVADLIIGALQYDEAATDGGSAFLYFGNDGAGTTIGAQQRRDDDLAPIGSPGVSDVVDGFRLAAIGRSPMGRGRVRLESEVKPSGMQFDGSQTGGGAWLDSGLVGASFSETVTGLPGDTAYHWRARIRYEPLTSPFQRHGRWVNVPDRGQEERDLVLRDCVDVDGDGYGVTGSPACPAGGSRDCDDDDSGVFAGATQVCDGLNTDCLDPAWPALQDFDDDGDEDLCDNCTDQDDDGFGDPGFGNGCADDNCPRVSNLTQADGDADGAGDACDTCPGISDPGQADADFDGRGDACDICPAVGNAGQFDGDGDGLGDACDLCPFLSGGANLDSDGDGVGEPCDLCPATADAFQVDTDGDLAGDECDLDDDADGLDDDVDNCVVAANPLQEDVDEDGVGDLCDNCPMTANTNQFDFDLDGIGVLCDTCVDSDGDGFGDFGSVTTDCPEEDDLCVQDPLNDIDGDLVCGNLDSCPFAANALQDCDMDANTADMQCDDDSDDVGNVCDNCPTFANPDQRDTDRDGVGDRCDLDDDNDGVDDVDDPDPDGDGVLTDFDGDGEYEPCGSGGHLGCDDNCASVANGNQRDVDSDLVGDACDDDDGQVEGLNVDTIEVAGQRIVYMDWRPETSAAFYLVYRGDIANVAVNAGDCFGPPLLLAERILQDTPAPGAGFFYLVGTRGNAGDGSLGLDGRQRARRPGTTCSLVPS, from the coding sequence ATGCCAAGACCATCATTCGTGTCCCGTTCGATCACGCCAACGCTTGGAATCTTCTTCTGGACGCTCGTCGGGATCGCGGGGTTTGTGAGCGCCGCGACCGCTGACGACGACGCCTGGTGGCAGAAAGTCCAGGCCGACATCGCCGACGGCGAGTATGCCGTCCGCCAGCAGGTCGACGAGCAGGGGAGCCGACTCCAGGCGCCCAATCGTGCCCAGGGGTTTCGCTCGACGTTCGACCGTCGTGGCGTGAGCCTCGAGCCCCGTGACGTCGTTCGATCGACGCTTGCCGACGATGCGTGGTCCTGGGGTCTGAGCCTGACGCGAATCTCTCGGGGCGGGATCGGCCGACAGGACGTCGAGGCGCTGGCGCCGATCGCCGATCGCAGGGCACCGAATCGCGTCCACTACCCACGTGCCGGTCACGACGAGTGGTTCGTCAACGACCCCGAGGGGCTTGAGCACGGCTTCACGTTCTACACACCGCCGAGACCCGGCGGCGAGAAGACCGGCGACCTCCGCCTGGAGTTGGAGCTGAGCGGAACTCTGTCCGCGCGACTGGACTCGGACCGGAGGGGAGCCGATTTTCTCGACGCCTCGGGGCAACGTCGCCTTCGCTATGCCGGACTACAAGTTAACGATGCGACCGGTGCCGAGCTGTCGGCCTGGATGGAAGCCTGGAACCGAGCCGGTCGGCGGGGACTGACGATCCGCGTCGACGATCGTGATGCGGTCTACCCCATCGTCGTGGATCCTCTGGCGACGGTGCCCGGTTGGACCAGCGACGGCGACCTCGCCGGCGCTGCTCACGGCGCCGCGGCGACCGGTGTGGGCGATGTCAACGACGACGGCTTCGATGACATCGTCGTTGCAGCACCCCGGTTTGACGGCGGACTCGTCGACGAGGGGCGGGTGCAGCTGTTCCTCGGCGCCGCTGGCGGCCCGGGCACGACCCCGGCATGGACCGTGGAAGGCGAGCAGGCGGGGGCCCTGTTCGGCTCCTCCGTCGCTGCGGCCGGCGATCTGAATGGAGATGGCATCGCGGATCTCGCGATCGGTGCCGAGGCCTATCTGACCGGCGGCGGGGGTCGTGACGGAGCCGCGTACGCCTATCTGGGATCCTCCTCCGGACCCGCATTGGTCGCCGACTGGATGGTCGAGAGCCCGCTCGGGATGACGCTCGGTGACGATCGTTTCGGTGCCAGCGTCGCCGCGGCCGGTGACATCGACGGAGACGGCTTCGGGGACCTGATCATCGGGGCGCCCGGCTACGGCCAACCGGAATCCGCGGAGGGCGCCGCGGCCCTGTTCCTCGGCTCCGCCGTCTTGCCGGCGACGACCCCTGCATGGCTTTTCGAGGGCGATCAGATCGACGCAGCGGTGGGAACATCCGTTGCCTGGGCCGGCGACATCAATGGTGACGGCTTCGCGGATGTGGTCGTGGGTGCCCCCGGGTACAACGACCTACCCGTCGGTGAGGGGACCGCGTTCGCCTTCTACGGTGGCGCAGGCGGCCTCGCGTCGACGCCCGACTGGAGCTTTGACTCCAACCAACCGGACGCCGGGCTCGGTGGTTCCGTCGCGTCTGCCGGTGACGTCAACGGCGACGGTTTCTCCGACGTCATTGTCGGCGCAGAAGGCTTCGATGCGGCGACGGTCGATAGCGGCCGGTCGTTCGTCTTTCACGGCTCGGCCGCCGGCCTGTCGGTCGGACCCGACTGGTTTCGCTCACCGTTCCAACCTCAGGGCAGTCTCGGTGGGCTGCGTTCCGGTCGTTCCGTCGCCTCCGCGGGGGACATCAACGGCGACGGTTACGCCGATGTGATCGTCGGCATCCCGTTTGGCAACGCCAACGATTCCGATGGGGCCGTCGAGGCGTTCTACGGTTCCTCCGACGGCCTCGCGCTGCAACGGGCGTGGATCGCCAGCGGTGGTCAGACCGGCTCCGAGTTCGGGGCGCAGGTGGCGACGGCCGGGGACGTCAACGGGGACGGGTTCTCCGATCTGCTCGTCGGTGCCCCGGCGTTCGACGATGTCGCGATCGACGAGGGCCGGACACACCTCTTCTTCGGCGGACCGGAGGGTCCAGCCACCGACGCGAGCTGGCAGGTCGACGGGATGGCCGACTTCGACCAGCTCGGTCGTTCGGTCTCGGGTGCCGGTGATGTGAACGGCGACGGGTTCGCCGACGTCATCGTCGGTGCATACCTGGTCGATGGCGTGGGTCCCCAGAGCGGTCGCGCCCTGGTCTATCACGGCAACCCGTCGGGGCTATCCGCCATGGCGGACTGGAGTGCCGATGGGGATCGAGCGGAAGGCCTGTTCGGATACTCGGTCAGCGGGCTGGGAGACATCAATGGCGACGGGTACGACGACGTGGCGGTCGGTGCGGCGTTTCACGACAACGGAGAATCGGACGAGGGTCGGGTGTTTGTCTATCACGGGTCGCCGACGGGACTCGCGGCGATACCGGCCTGGGATGCCGAGGGCGATCAAATCGATGCGCTCTTCGGTGCCGCAGTGGCCGGTGCCGGTGACGTCAACGGAGACGGCTATGCCGATCTCCTGATCGGCGCGGTCCTTCATGACGAGATGTTCGAGGACGAGGGCCGAGCGTTGGTCTACCACGGGAGTGCCGACGGGCTCTCTCTGGTTGCGGACTGGACCGCCGATGGAGCACAGGCCGAGGCCCTCCTTGGACGATCCGTCGCCGGCGCAGGCGACATCAACGGAGATGGCTACGATGACGTCGTCGTCGGATTGCCGCGTTACGACGACGGCCAGTTCGATGAGGGGCAGGCCCGCCTGTATCTCGGTTCTGCCGGCGGGCTCGATAGCTCTGCTGTGTGGACGTTCAGTGGAGATCAGACACAGGCCTTGCTAGGGAATTCCGTGACGGGCGTGGGCGATATCAACGGCGATGGATTTGCCGATGTGGTGATCGGCGCGCCCCTTCAGGAGAACGGCGAAATCGACGAGGGGTGTGCGTTCGCCTTTTACGGGTCCGCCGCCGGACTTCCCGTGGATCCGAACTGGATCGGGGAGTCGGATCAGGTGTCGGCCCAGTTTGGCTTCTCCGTCTCCGGTGCAGGAGATGTGAACGGTGACGGACACGCGGACCTGATCGTAGGATCCTATCGATTCGACGAGCTCGTGCCGGACGCCGGTCGGGCGTTCGTCTATCTGGGTACGGATACCGGATTTCCCACGACGCCTTCGTGGTCCGTCGGTTCGGACCAGGTGTTCGGTTCCTTCGGTTATTCGGTTTCCTCCGCCGGAGACGTCAACGGAGACGGCGTCGCCGACCTGATCATCGGCGCGTTGCAGTACGACGAGGCCGCTACCGATGGCGGTTCGGCGTTTCTGTACTTCGGCAACGACGGCGCCGGGACGACGATCGGGGCACAGCAACGCCGAGACGACGACCTGGCTCCGATCGGCTCCCCGGGTGTGAGCGACGTCGTGGATGGTTTCCGATTGGCGGCGATCGGGAGATCTCCGATGGGTCGCGGACGCGTGCGACTGGAGTCCGAGGTCAAGCCATCCGGCATGCAGTTCGACGGTAGTCAAACCGGCGGCGGAGCATGGCTCGACAGTGGCCTGGTCGGCGCGTCGTTCAGCGAGACGGTCACCGGACTGCCGGGCGACACGGCGTATCACTGGCGTGCCCGAATCCGGTACGAACCGCTGACGTCTCCATTTCAGAGGCATGGACGATGGGTCAACGTCCCCGATCGCGGTCAGGAAGAGCGCGACCTGGTGCTCCGCGATTGCGTCGACGTGGACGGCGATGGATACGGTGTTACTGGAAGCCCCGCCTGTCCCGCCGGCGGTTCGCGGGACTGTGACGACGATGACTCGGGCGTGTTCGCCGGCGCGACACAGGTTTGTGACGGGCTCAATACCGATTGTCTCGATCCTGCCTGGCCCGCACTTCAAGACTTCGATGACGACGGTGACGAAGATCTCTGCGACAACTGCACCGACCAGGATGACGATGGGTTCGGCGATCCGGGATTCGGCAACGGTTGTGCCGACGACAACTGTCCGCGGGTTTCTAATCTCACCCAGGCCGATGGCGACGCCGACGGCGCCGGCGATGCCTGCGATACCTGCCCCGGGATCTCGGATCCGGGCCAGGCGGATGCCGATTTCGACGGTCGTGGCGACGCCTGCGACATCTGTCCGGCCGTGGGCAACGCCGGACAGTTCGATGGCGACGGCGACGGGCTCGGCGATGCCTGTGATCTCTGTCCGTTCCTCAGCGGTGGGGCCAATCTGGACAGCGACGGGGACGGAGTGGGCGAGCCGTGCGATCTATGTCCGGCGACCGCGGATGCGTTTCAGGTCGACACCGATGGCGATCTCGCCGGTGACGAGTGCGATCTTGATGACGACGCCGACGGGCTCGACGATGATGTCGACAACTGTGTCGTCGCAGCCAACCCGCTTCAGGAAGATGTCGATGAGGACGGTGTCGGGGATCTCTGCGACAACTGCCCGATGACGGCCAATACCAACCAATTCGATTTCGATCTCGACGGTATCGGGGTCCTCTGCGACACCTGTGTCGATAGCGACGGCGACGGCTTTGGCGACTTCGGGTCTGTCACCACCGATTGCCCCGAAGAGGACGACCTGTGCGTTCAGGACCCGCTGAACGATATCGATGGCGATCTTGTCTGCGGCAATCTCGATAGCTGCCCGTTTGCCGCCAACGCGTTGCAAGACTGTGACATGGACGCGAACACCGCTGACATGCAGTGCGACGATGACTCGGACGATGTGGGTAACGTTTGCGATAACTGTCCCACGTTCGCAAACCCGGACCAGCGCGATACCGATCGTGACGGGGTAGGGGACCGCTGCGATCTCGACGACGACAACGACGGTGTCGATGACGTCGATGACCCGGATCCGGACGGCGACGGCGTATTGACCGACTTCGACGGTGACGGAGAGTACGAGCCCTGTGGGAGTGGCGGGCACCTGGGGTGTGACGACAATTGCGCGAGTGTGGCCAACGGGAATCAACGCGACGTCGATTCAGACCTCGTGGGCGATGCCTGTGACGATGACGACGGGCAGGTCGAGGGGCTGAACGTCGATACGATCGAGGTCGCGGGGCAGCGCATCGTGTACATGGACTGGCGGCCGGAGACGAGTGCGGCGTTCTACCTGGTCTATCGCGGGGATATCGCGAATGTCGCCGTGAACGCCGGCGATTGCTTCGGACCGCCGCTGCTCCTCGCCGAACGGATCCTGCAGGACACCCCTGCGCCCGGCGCCGGGTTCTTCTACCTGGTCGGAACCCGCGGGAACGCGGGGGACGGCTCGTTGGGTCTGGACGGCCGGCAGCGGGCACGTCGACCCGGAACGACCTGTTCGTTGGTCCCGAGTTAG
- the fusA gene encoding elongation factor G — protein MSQDLSKLRNIGISAHIDSGKTTLTERVLFYTNRIRKIHDVKGKDGVGAKMDSMELERERGITIASAATHCEWKDHHINIIDTPGHVDFTIEVERSLRVLDGAVLVLCSVAGVQSQSITVDRQMRRYKVPRLAFVNKLDRSGANPIKVCGELREKLKLNAVLLQLPIGLEDKHVGVVDLIEMKASYFDGEAGETIRVEDVPEDMVERATEYREILLDAASMHSDELMEAILEEKVDNEMLRTAIRRGVLSLGLTPVLMGSAYKNKGVQLLLDAVNAFLPAPDEIENVAIDIEDDEKPVPLHSDPSKPLVSLAFKLEEGRFGQLTYVRLYEGSLKKGDEIVNTRTGKGVRVGRLVRMHSDEMEDITHASAGDIVALFGIDCASGDTFTNGRRVAMTSMHVPEPVIHLSIKAKDRKAEANLAKALNRFMKEDPTFRSRVDEESLETIISGMGELHLDVYVERMKREYKAEVEVGAPQVAYREAISRRAEFNYTHKKQTGGAGQYGRVAGYIEPMENGDYEFVDSIRGGAIPGEYIPSVDKGFKSMMKTGLLIGFPVTGLRVDINDGNSHAVDSSDNAFQAAGRGAFREVYMRAKPVILEPIMRVSIEGPGEFQGVFVKTVMQRRAVIAGTTEEEGFVRVDADVPLSEMFGYSTDLRSATQGKAEYTMEFAKYAPVPNEISEELIEKYRKEKANA, from the coding sequence GTGAGCCAGGATCTCAGCAAGCTCAGGAACATCGGCATCAGCGCCCATATCGACTCGGGCAAGACGACGCTGACCGAACGTGTTCTGTTCTACACAAACCGAATCCGCAAGATTCACGACGTCAAGGGTAAAGACGGCGTCGGGGCAAAGATGGATTCGATGGAGTTGGAGCGTGAGCGTGGCATCACCATTGCCTCGGCCGCGACCCACTGTGAGTGGAAAGACCACCACATCAACATCATCGACACCCCCGGTCACGTCGACTTCACCATCGAAGTTGAACGATCGCTGCGTGTGCTGGATGGCGCGGTTCTGGTGCTCTGCTCCGTGGCCGGCGTTCAGTCCCAGTCGATCACCGTCGATCGGCAGATGCGTCGCTACAAGGTGCCGCGCCTGGCGTTTGTCAACAAACTCGATCGGTCGGGTGCCAACCCGATCAAGGTCTGCGGGGAGCTTCGCGAAAAGCTGAAGCTGAACGCGGTCCTCCTGCAGCTCCCGATCGGGCTCGAGGACAAACACGTCGGCGTCGTGGACCTCATCGAGATGAAAGCCTCCTATTTCGACGGCGAGGCAGGGGAAACGATCCGGGTCGAGGATGTTCCGGAAGATATGGTCGAGCGTGCGACCGAGTATCGTGAGATCCTTCTAGATGCAGCCTCGATGCACTCCGACGAACTGATGGAGGCCATCCTGGAAGAGAAGGTGGACAACGAGATGCTACGGACGGCCATCCGTCGTGGCGTACTCTCCCTCGGCCTCACTCCGGTGCTGATGGGCTCCGCCTACAAGAACAAGGGTGTCCAACTGCTGCTCGACGCGGTCAACGCGTTCCTCCCTGCTCCCGACGAGATCGAAAACGTCGCCATCGACATCGAGGACGACGAGAAACCCGTTCCGCTGCACAGCGATCCGTCGAAGCCGTTGGTTTCTCTCGCGTTCAAGCTTGAAGAGGGTCGATTCGGTCAGTTGACCTACGTCCGCCTCTACGAGGGCTCCCTCAAGAAGGGAGACGAGATCGTCAACACGCGGACGGGCAAGGGTGTCCGTGTCGGTCGTCTGGTCCGCATGCATTCGGACGAGATGGAAGACATCACTCACGCCAGCGCCGGTGACATCGTCGCCCTGTTCGGCATCGATTGCGCATCGGGCGACACCTTCACCAATGGCCGCCGGGTCGCGATGACGTCGATGCATGTGCCGGAGCCGGTCATCCATCTCTCGATCAAGGCGAAAGATCGCAAGGCAGAGGCCAACCTCGCCAAGGCGCTCAATCGATTCATGAAGGAAGACCCGACGTTCCGCAGCCGGGTGGATGAGGAGTCGCTGGAGACGATCATCTCCGGAATGGGCGAGCTTCACCTCGACGTCTACGTCGAACGGATGAAGCGCGAGTACAAGGCCGAGGTCGAGGTCGGCGCCCCGCAGGTGGCCTACCGCGAGGCGATCAGTCGGCGGGCCGAGTTCAACTACACGCACAAGAAGCAGACCGGTGGTGCCGGCCAGTACGGCCGTGTCGCCGGTTACATCGAACCGATGGAGAACGGCGACTACGAGTTTGTCGACAGTATTCGCGGTGGGGCGATCCCCGGCGAGTACATCCCCTCGGTGGACAAGGGCTTCAAGTCGATGATGAAGACCGGTCTCCTCATCGGCTTCCCGGTCACGGGACTTCGCGTCGACATCAACGACGGCAACTCCCATGCAGTGGACTCGTCGGACAACGCGTTCCAGGCCGCCGGTCGTGGTGCCTTCCGCGAGGTCTACATGAGGGCCAAGCCCGTCATCCTGGAACCGATCATGAGAGTCTCCATCGAGGGCCCGGGAGAGTTCCAGGGCGTGTTCGTGAAGACGGTCATGCAACGCCGCGCGGTCATCGCCGGCACAACCGAGGAAGAGGGCTTCGTTCGCGTCGACGCGGATGTCCCGCTCTCCGAGATGTTCGGATACTCCACCGACCTGCGGTCCGCGACCCAGGGCAAGGCGGAGTACACGATGGAGTTCGCGAAGTACGCCCCCGTTCCCAATGAGATCTCGGAAGAGCTCATCGAGAAATATCGCAAGGAAAAGGCCAACGCCTGA